From one Streptococcus oralis genomic stretch:
- a CDS encoding alpha-ketoacid dehydrogenase subunit beta, translating into METKTMSFRDTIILAMSEEMRRDENVFLMGEDVGVFGGDFGTSVGMLEEFGPERVRDCPISEAAISGAAAGAAMTGLRPIVDMTFMDFSVIAMDNIVNQAAKTRYMFGGKGQVPMTVRCAAGNGVGSAAQHSQSLESWFTHIPGLKVVAPGTPADMKGLLKSAIRDNNPVIILEYKSEFNQKGEVPVDPDYTLPLGVGEIKREGTDVTVVTYGKMLRRVVQAAEELAEEGISVEIVDPRTLVPLDKDIIINSVKKTGKVVLVNDAHKTSGYIGEISAIISESEAFDYLDAPIRRCAGEDVPMPYAQNLENAMIPTVESIKDAIRKTYNKE; encoded by the coding sequence ATGGAAACAAAAACAATGTCCTTCCGTGACACCATTATCCTTGCTATGTCTGAGGAAATGCGTCGCGATGAAAATGTGTTCTTGATGGGAGAAGACGTCGGTGTCTTCGGAGGAGACTTCGGAACTTCTGTTGGAATGCTTGAAGAATTTGGTCCAGAGCGTGTCCGTGACTGTCCTATTTCTGAAGCTGCCATTTCTGGAGCAGCAGCAGGAGCAGCCATGACGGGACTTCGTCCAATCGTCGATATGACATTCATGGACTTCTCGGTTATTGCCATGGACAATATCGTTAACCAAGCTGCTAAAACACGTTATATGTTTGGTGGTAAAGGTCAGGTTCCAATGACTGTCCGCTGTGCAGCTGGTAACGGAGTTGGTTCTGCGGCTCAGCACTCGCAATCTCTAGAGTCTTGGTTTACTCACATTCCTGGACTTAAGGTTGTAGCTCCTGGAACACCTGCGGATATGAAAGGACTTCTCAAGTCAGCTATCCGTGATAATAACCCTGTTATCATTCTTGAGTACAAGTCAGAATTTAACCAAAAAGGGGAAGTGCCAGTTGATCCAGACTATACACTCCCACTTGGGGTTGGGGAAATCAAACGCGAAGGTACAGATGTAACAGTCGTTACTTATGGCAAAATGCTTCGCCGTGTAGTTCAAGCTGCTGAAGAATTAGCAGAAGAGGGAATTTCAGTTGAAATTGTGGACCCACGTACCCTTGTTCCGCTTGATAAGGATATCATCATTAACTCAGTGAAGAAGACTGGTAAGGTGGTGCTTGTCAACGATGCTCACAAAACAAGTGGCTATATCGGAGAGATTTCAGCTATTATTTCAGAATCAGAAGCATTTGATTATCTAGACGCACCAATCCGCCGTTGCGCCGGAGAAGATGTGCCAATGCCTTACGCGCAAAACCTTGAAAATGCAATGATTCCAACAGTTGAAAGCATCAAAGATGCAATCCGTAAGACTTATAACAAAGAATGA
- a CDS encoding dihydrolipoamide acetyltransferase, whose translation MADDKLRATPAARKLADDLGINLYDVSGSGANGRVHKEDVETYKDTNVVRISPLAKRIALEHNIAWQEIQGTGHRGKIMKKDVLALLPENIENDTIKSPAQIEKVEEVPDNITPYGEIERIPMTPMRKVIAQRMVESYLTAPTFTLNYEVDMTEMLALRKKVLDPIMEATGKKTTVTDLLSLAVVKTLMKHPYINASLTEDGKTIITHNYVNLAMAVGMDNGLMTPVVYNAEKMNLSELVVAFKDVIGRTLDGKLAPSELQNSTFTISNLGMFGVQSFGPIINQPNSAILGVSSTVEKPVVVNGEIVIRPIMSLGLTIDHRVVDGMAGAKFMKDLKALIENPISMLV comes from the coding sequence ATGGCTGATGACAAGCTAAGAGCGACTCCTGCGGCTAGAAAGTTAGCGGATGATCTAGGGATCAACCTCTACGACGTTTCTGGCTCAGGTGCAAACGGTCGTGTCCACAAAGAAGACGTGGAAACTTATAAAGACACAAATGTGGTTCGCATTTCGCCACTTGCAAAACGAATTGCCCTCGAACATAACATTGCTTGGCAGGAAATCCAAGGAACGGGTCATCGTGGTAAGATCATGAAGAAGGACGTTTTGGCCTTGCTTCCTGAAAATATCGAAAACGACACCATCAAGTCTCCTGCTCAAATCGAAAAAGTGGAAGAAGTTCCAGACAATATCACTCCTTATGGTGAGATTGAGCGTATTCCAATGACACCAATGCGTAAGGTTATCGCGCAACGTATGGTTGAATCTTACCTAACTGCGCCAACTTTCACACTCAACTATGAAGTTGATATGACTGAAATGCTGGCCCTTCGTAAGAAGGTTCTTGATCCGATTATGGAAGCGACTGGTAAGAAGACTACTGTAACAGACCTTCTTTCACTCGCTGTTGTGAAAACATTGATGAAACACCCATACATCAACGCTTCATTGACAGAAGACGGCAAGACCATTATCACTCATAACTATGTCAACCTTGCGATGGCGGTTGGTATGGATAACGGTCTAATGACACCAGTTGTTTACAATGCTGAGAAGATGAACTTGTCAGAGTTGGTCGTTGCATTTAAAGACGTGATTGGTCGTACCTTGGATGGCAAATTGGCTCCAAGTGAGTTACAAAACTCAACCTTTACAATTAGTAACTTGGGAATGTTTGGTGTTCAGTCCTTTGGTCCGATTATTAACCAACCCAACTCAGCAATCCTCGGGGTGAGCTCAACAGTAGAAAAACCTGTAGTTGTCAATGGTGAGATTGTTATTCGTCCTATCATGAGCCTAGGATTAACCATTGACCACCGTGTCGTAGATGGTATGGCTGGTGCTAAGTTTATGAAAGACTTGAAAGCCTTGATTGAGAATCCGATCTCAATGTTGGTTTAA
- the lpdA gene encoding dihydrolipoyl dehydrogenase, which produces MALEVIMPKAGVDMTEGQIVQWNKKVGEFVKEGEILLEIMTDKVSMELEAEEDGYLIAILKGDGETVPVTEVIGYLGEEGENIPTAGVAAPEASPAPAASASNDDGKSDDAFDIVVIGGGPAGYVAAIKAAQLGGKVALVEKSELGGTCLNRGCIPTKTYLHNAEIIENIGHAANRGIVIENPNFTVDMDKLLETKSKVVNTLVGGVAGLLRSYGVTVHKGVGTITKDKNVLVDGSELLETKKIILAGGSKVSKINVPGMESPLVMTSDDILEMNEVPESLVIIGGGVVGIELGQAFMTFGSKVTVIEMMDRIVPAMDAEVSKNLRLILERKGMTILTGTKLQEIIEENGQLRIKVEGKDDIIANKALLSIGRVPDLEGIGDVEFELDRGGIKVNEYMETSVPGIYAPGDINGTKMLAHAAFRMGEVAAENALKGNHAVAKLNLTPAAIYTLPEVAAVGLTEEQAREKYDVAIGKFNFAANGRAIASDAAQGFVKVIADKKYGEILGVHIIGPAAAELINEASSIIEMEITVEEMLKTIHGHPTYSEVMYEAFADVLGMAIHSPKKK; this is translated from the coding sequence ATGGCCTTAGAAGTAATTATGCCAAAAGCCGGCGTAGATATGACAGAAGGACAAATTGTCCAATGGAATAAAAAAGTCGGAGAATTTGTAAAAGAAGGAGAAATCCTTTTGGAAATCATGACTGACAAAGTCAGCATGGAATTGGAAGCCGAAGAAGATGGGTACTTGATTGCCATCCTCAAAGGAGATGGTGAAACTGTCCCAGTAACTGAAGTTATCGGTTACCTTGGTGAAGAAGGGGAAAATATCCCAACAGCTGGTGTGGCTGCGCCAGAAGCTAGCCCTGCTCCCGCAGCTAGTGCTTCAAACGACGACGGCAAGAGCGATGATGCCTTTGATATCGTTGTGATTGGTGGAGGTCCTGCTGGATATGTAGCAGCCATTAAAGCAGCCCAACTCGGTGGTAAGGTTGCCCTTGTTGAGAAATCTGAACTCGGTGGAACTTGCTTGAACCGCGGCTGTATCCCAACTAAGACCTACCTTCACAACGCTGAAATCATCGAAAACATCGGTCATGCAGCAAACCGTGGTATTGTCATTGAAAATCCAAACTTCACTGTAGATATGGATAAACTTTTAGAAACTAAATCTAAAGTTGTCAATACCTTGGTAGGTGGTGTTGCGGGTCTTCTTCGTAGCTACGGAGTTACTGTTCATAAGGGTGTTGGTACAATCACTAAAGACAAGAATGTCTTGGTAGATGGTTCTGAATTGCTTGAAACCAAGAAAATTATCCTTGCTGGTGGTTCAAAAGTCAGCAAGATTAACGTCCCTGGTATGGAATCTCCACTTGTGATGACCAGCGATGATATTCTTGAAATGAACGAAGTTCCAGAAAGCCTCGTAATCATCGGTGGTGGGGTTGTCGGTATCGAACTCGGCCAAGCATTCATGACATTTGGTTCAAAAGTAACTGTTATCGAAATGATGGACCGTATCGTGCCAGCTATGGATGCGGAAGTGTCTAAGAATCTTCGCTTGATTTTGGAACGCAAAGGTATGACCATCTTGACAGGTACAAAATTGCAAGAAATCATCGAGGAAAATGGCCAACTTCGTATCAAGGTTGAAGGAAAAGACGATATCATTGCAAATAAAGCTCTTCTTTCAATCGGTCGTGTACCAGACCTTGAAGGAATTGGCGATGTTGAGTTTGAATTGGATCGTGGTGGTATTAAGGTCAATGAGTACATGGAAACTTCTGTTCCTGGAATCTACGCACCAGGTGACATCAACGGTACTAAAATGTTGGCGCACGCAGCCTTCCGTATGGGGGAAGTTGCTGCTGAAAATGCCCTCAAAGGAAACCATGCTGTTGCTAAATTGAACTTGACTCCAGCAGCTATCTACACTCTCCCTGAAGTAGCAGCAGTAGGTCTGACTGAAGAACAAGCACGTGAGAAATACGATGTCGCAATCGGTAAATTCAACTTTGCAGCCAACGGTCGTGCCATTGCATCTGATGCTGCTCAAGGTTTCGTAAAAGTTATCGCTGATAAGAAATACGGGGAAATCCTTGGTGTGCACATCATTGGTCCTGCAGCCGCAGAATTGATTAACGAGGCATCAAGCATTATCGAAATGGAAATCACTGTTGAAGAAATGCTGAAGACTATCCACGGACACCCAACCTACTCTGAAGTGATGTACGAAGCATTTGCGGATGTTCTAGGAATGGCCATCCATTCACCTAAGAAAAAATAA
- a CDS encoding thiamine pyrophosphate-dependent dehydrogenase E1 component subunit alpha yields the protein MSTLDKNLLLEMFRKMEEIRRMDLKIAQLVKKGKVPGMTHFSVGEEAANVGAMLALNPDDLITSNHRGHGQAIAKGIDLNGMMAEILGKYTGTCKGKGGSMHIADLDAGNLGANGIVGGGMGIAVGAALSQQMQNTGKIVVCFFGDGATNEGVFHEAVNMASIWNLPVIFYCINNGYGISADIKKMTNVEHIHQRSAAYGIPGMFIEDGNNVIDVYEGFKKAVDHVRGGNGPVLIESITYRWLGHSSSDPGKYRTREEVELWKQKDPIENLRKYLIENNIASAEELEEIQAQVKEAVEASVKFAEESPFPPLESAFEDIYAD from the coding sequence ATGTCAACTTTAGATAAGAATCTTTTGCTAGAGATGTTCCGTAAGATGGAAGAAATCCGTCGCATGGACTTAAAAATTGCTCAGTTAGTGAAAAAGGGGAAAGTTCCCGGTATGACTCACTTTTCTGTCGGAGAGGAAGCTGCTAACGTCGGAGCGATGCTGGCTCTTAATCCAGATGATCTGATTACCTCAAATCACCGTGGCCATGGTCAAGCTATCGCTAAGGGGATTGACCTCAACGGCATGATGGCTGAAATCCTTGGGAAGTACACTGGAACCTGTAAAGGAAAAGGTGGTTCTATGCATATCGCTGACCTGGATGCTGGTAACCTTGGTGCCAATGGTATCGTAGGTGGTGGTATGGGAATCGCTGTCGGTGCAGCCCTCAGTCAGCAAATGCAAAACACTGGAAAAATCGTCGTTTGCTTCTTTGGAGATGGTGCGACCAACGAAGGTGTCTTCCACGAAGCAGTAAACATGGCTTCTATCTGGAACCTTCCTGTGATTTTCTACTGCATTAACAACGGTTATGGGATCTCTGCGGATATCAAGAAAATGACCAATGTGGAGCATATCCATCAACGTAGTGCGGCATATGGAATTCCTGGAATGTTTATCGAAGATGGAAACAATGTCATCGATGTTTATGAAGGATTTAAGAAAGCTGTAGACCATGTTCGTGGTGGCAATGGACCAGTTTTGATCGAAAGTATCACTTATCGCTGGCTTGGTCACTCATCATCTGACCCTGGTAAATATCGTACGCGTGAAGAAGTGGAATTGTGGAAACAAAAAGACCCAATCGAAAATCTACGCAAATACCTCATTGAAAACAATATTGCAAGTGCAGAAGAATTGGAAGAAATTCAAGCACAAGTCAAGGAAGCAGTAGAAGCTTCTGTTAAATTTGCAGAAGAAAGCCCATTCCCACCACTAGAATCAGCATTTGAAGATATTTACGCGGACTAA
- a CDS encoding MATE family efflux transporter → MYPTHQFKDKFVLFLKIFFPILIYQFANYSASFVDTTMTGQYNTMDLAGVSTATSLWNPFFTFLTGIVSAMVPIIGHHLGRGKKEEVASDFYQFIYLAFGLSLVLLGMVVFLAPPVLTNIGLEAQVAAVAVSYLWYLSIGIIPLLLFSVIRSLLDSLGLTKLSMYLMLLLLPLNSGFNYLLIYGAFGFPELGGAGAGLGTSLAYWVLLGISILVLFKQERLKALHLEKRIPLNIDKIKEGVRLGLPIGGTVFAEVAIFSVVGLIMAKFSSLIIASHQSAMNFSSLMYAFPMSISSAMAIVVSYEVGAKRFEDAKIYARLGRVTALIFAGLTLSFLYIFRDRVASLYGNDSHFIETTAVFLTYSLFFQLADTFAAPLQGILRGYKDTIVPFYLGLIGYWGVAIPLGYLLDQVTDLGAFAYWIGLIASLIVSGCLYQWRLKTVMKRLS, encoded by the coding sequence ATGTATCCAACCCATCAATTTAAAGACAAGTTTGTCTTATTTCTTAAGATATTTTTCCCTATTCTGATCTATCAATTTGCCAATTATTCTGCCTCTTTTGTTGATACAACCATGACTGGGCAGTACAATACCATGGACTTGGCGGGGGTGTCAACCGCAACGAGTCTATGGAATCCTTTCTTTACTTTTTTAACAGGGATTGTTTCGGCCATGGTTCCCATCATAGGCCATCATCTGGGACGGGGCAAAAAGGAAGAAGTAGCATCTGATTTTTACCAATTTATCTACTTGGCTTTCGGACTGTCTTTGGTCTTGCTTGGAATGGTAGTATTCTTAGCGCCACCTGTCTTAACCAACATCGGACTAGAAGCTCAAGTGGCGGCAGTTGCAGTTTCCTATCTTTGGTACCTGTCTATTGGAATTATTCCCTTGTTGCTGTTCAGTGTCATTCGCTCTTTGTTGGATTCTCTTGGATTGACCAAGCTATCTATGTACCTCATGCTCCTATTACTTCCGCTCAATAGTGGTTTTAACTATCTCTTGATATATGGAGCTTTCGGTTTCCCTGAGCTTGGTGGCGCAGGAGCAGGACTAGGAACTTCACTAGCCTATTGGGTTTTATTGGGGATTTCTATTCTTGTTTTATTCAAACAAGAAAGGTTAAAAGCGTTACATCTTGAAAAACGCATTCCACTAAATATAGATAAAATCAAGGAAGGTGTTCGATTAGGTCTACCAATCGGGGGAACCGTATTTGCTGAAGTAGCCATTTTCTCCGTGGTTGGACTAATCATGGCTAAGTTTTCATCGCTCATCATTGCCAGTCACCAGTCAGCTATGAATTTTTCGAGTCTCATGTATGCTTTTCCTATGAGTATTTCCTCTGCTATGGCGATTGTTGTGTCTTACGAGGTGGGGGCCAAACGTTTTGAGGATGCAAAAATCTATGCTCGTCTGGGGAGAGTAACCGCCCTTATTTTTGCAGGTCTTACCCTATCTTTTCTCTACATTTTTAGAGATCGTGTAGCAAGTCTATATGGGAATGACTCTCACTTCATTGAAACAACTGCTGTATTTCTAACCTACAGTCTCTTTTTCCAGCTAGCTGATACCTTTGCGGCTCCGCTCCAAGGAATTTTAAGAGGGTATAAGGACACTATCGTTCCTTTCTATCTTGGTCTAATCGGATACTGGGGAGTAGCGATACCTCTAGGATATCTACTAGATCAAGTAACTGACTTAGGGGCATTTGCCTACTGGATTGGGTTAATTGCCAGCTTGATTGTTTCTGGTTGTTTGTATCAATGGCGTTTGAAAACCGTAATGAAAAGATTGAGCTAA
- the xerS gene encoding tyrosine recombinase XerS: MKREILLERIDKLKQIMPWYVLEYYQSKLAVPYSFTTLYEYLKEYDRFFSWVLESGISNVDKMSDIPLSVLENMSKKDMESFILYLRERPLLNANTTKQGVSQTTINRTLSALSSLYKYLTEEVENDQGEPYFYRNVMKKVSTKKKKETLAARAENIKQKLFLGDETEGFLTYIDQEYPQQLSNRALSSFNKNKERDLAIIALLLASGVRLSEAVNLDLRDLNLKMMVIDVTRKGGKRDSVNVAAFAKPYLENYLAIRNQRYRTEKTDTALFLTLYRGVPNRIDASSVEKMVAKYSEDFKVRVTPHKLRHTLATRLYDATKSQVLVSHQLGHASTQVTDLYTHIVNDEQKNALDSL; the protein is encoded by the coding sequence ATGAAACGTGAGATTTTACTGGAACGAATCGACAAACTAAAACAAATCATGCCCTGGTATGTTCTGGAATACTACCAATCCAAGCTTGCTGTTCCCTACAGTTTTACAACCTTGTACGAATACCTCAAGGAATACGATCGATTTTTCAGCTGGGTTTTGGAGTCTGGTATTTCAAATGTTGATAAAATGTCTGACATTCCTTTATCGGTCTTGGAAAACATGTCAAAGAAAGATATGGAATCCTTTATCCTATATCTAAGAGAACGACCTTTGTTGAATGCCAATACAACCAAGCAAGGTGTTTCTCAGACGACTATCAATCGGACCTTGTCAGCACTTTCCAGTCTTTACAAGTATCTGACCGAGGAAGTTGAAAACGACCAAGGAGAGCCCTATTTTTATCGTAATGTAATGAAGAAAGTTTCAACCAAGAAAAAGAAAGAAACTCTTGCTGCCAGAGCTGAAAACATCAAGCAAAAACTCTTTCTAGGTGATGAAACAGAAGGTTTTCTAACCTATATCGACCAGGAGTACCCACAACAGCTCTCAAATCGCGCTCTCTCATCATTTAATAAGAATAAAGAACGTGATTTGGCTATTATTGCCCTTCTCCTAGCATCTGGTGTCCGCTTATCTGAAGCCGTTAATCTGGATCTAAGAGACCTTAATCTCAAAATGATGGTCATTGATGTCACTCGAAAAGGTGGCAAACGTGACTCGGTCAATGTCGCTGCCTTTGCTAAGCCTTACCTAGAGAATTATCTAGCAATTCGAAATCAACGTTATAGGACGGAAAAGACGGATACAGCACTCTTTTTGACACTCTATCGAGGTGTTCCCAATCGTATCGATGCTTCCAGCGTGGAAAAGATGGTTGCTAAGTACTCTGAGGACTTCAAAGTGCGTGTAACTCCCCACAAACTGCGCCATACCCTAGCAACTAGGCTCTATGATGCAACTAAATCGCAAGTTTTGGTTAGCCATCAGCTAGGACACGCCAGCACACAAGTCACTGACCTCTATACCCATATTGTCAATGATGAACAAAAGAATGCCTTAGATAGTTTGTAA
- a CDS encoding lipoate--protein ligase, whose amino-acid sequence MKYIINHSNDTAFNISLEEYAFKHLLDEDQIFLLWINKPSIIVGRHQNTIEEINRDYVRENGIEVVRRISGGGAVYHDLNNLNYTIISKEDENKAFDFKSFSTPVINTLAQLGVKAEFTGRNDLEIDGKKFCGNAQAYINGRIMHHGCLLFDVDLSVLANALKVSKDKFESKGVKSVRARVTNIVNELPEKITVEEFRDLLLEYMKKEYPEMTEYVFSEQELAEINRIKDTKFGTWDWNYGKSPEFNVRRGTKFTSGKVEVFANVIESKIQDIKIYGDFFGIEDVAAVEDVLRGVKYEREDVLKAIETIDITRYFSGISREEIAEAVVG is encoded by the coding sequence ATGAAATACATTATCAATCATTCAAACGACACTGCTTTTAATATCTCCTTGGAAGAATATGCCTTTAAACACCTTTTGGATGAGGATCAAATCTTCCTACTTTGGATTAATAAACCTTCTATCATTGTTGGGCGTCACCAGAATACTATCGAAGAAATTAACCGTGATTATGTCCGAGAAAATGGCATTGAGGTAGTCCGCCGTATCAGTGGTGGTGGAGCTGTTTATCACGATTTAAACAACCTCAACTACACCATCATTTCAAAAGAAGATGAAAACAAGGCATTTGACTTCAAGAGCTTCTCAACTCCAGTTATCAATACCTTGGCTCAACTAGGCGTTAAAGCTGAGTTCACAGGCCGTAATGACCTTGAGATTGATGGCAAGAAATTCTGTGGCAATGCCCAAGCTTATATCAATGGGCGTATCATGCACCACGGTTGCTTGCTCTTTGACGTTGATTTGTCAGTCCTTGCTAACGCCCTCAAGGTTTCAAAAGACAAATTTGAATCAAAAGGTGTGAAATCTGTCCGTGCTCGTGTAACCAATATTGTCAATGAATTGCCAGAAAAAATCACAGTTGAAGAATTCCGAGATTTGCTATTGGAATACATGAAAAAAGAGTATCCAGAGATGACTGAATACGTTTTTTCTGAGCAAGAATTGGCCGAAATCAATCGTATCAAGGATACCAAGTTCGGTACTTGGGACTGGAACTACGGTAAATCACCTGAATTTAACGTCCGTCGTGGTACAAAATTCACCAGTGGTAAGGTTGAAGTTTTTGCCAACGTCATTGAATCAAAAATCCAAGATATCAAGATTTACGGTGATTTCTTTGGTATCGAGGACGTTGCAGCTGTAGAAGATGTCCTTCGTGGCGTGAAATATGAACGCGAAGATGTCCTTAAGGCCATAGAAACTATTGACATTACACGCTACTTCTCTGGAATTAGCCGTGAAGAAATCGCTGAAGCAGTAGTGGGGTAA